A single genomic interval of Juglans regia cultivar Chandler chromosome 1, Walnut 2.0, whole genome shotgun sequence harbors:
- the LOC109002826 gene encoding uncharacterized protein LOC109002826 → MNSASEIVAKLNLKPHPEGGFYAETFRDTSIVLTESQLPPEYKVDRGVSSCIYFLLPSGSVSHLHRIPCAETWHFYWGEPLTVLELNDKDGSVKLTCLGPNLMDKEQPQYTVPPNVWFGAYPTKDISISPDGLVHVAPPRNAENHFSLVGCTCAPAFQFQDFELGKRSELVSRFPSSQPLITLLTLPD, encoded by the exons ATGAATTCCGCTTCAGAGATTGTCGCGAAGTTGAATCTCAAGCCCCACCCCGAAGGTGGTTTCTACGCCGAAACTTTCAGGGACACCTCCATTGTTCTCACCGAGTCTCAGCTCCCCCCAGAAT ATAAGGTGGACAGAGGCGTGAGTTCATGCATATATTTCTTGTTACCGTCTGGGAGCGTATCGCACCTCCACCGTATACCGTGTGCAGAAACCTGGCATTTTTATTGGGGTGAACCTCTTACG GTATTGGAACTGAATGACAAAGATGGGAGTGTCAAACTAACCTGTCTTGGACCCAATCTGATGGACAAGGAGCAACCACAGTACACAGTGCCTCCAAATGTTTGGTTTGGTGCTTATCCAACGAAGGACATCAGCATTTCCCCAGATGGGTTGGTGCACGTAGCCCCTCCAAGGAATGCTGAGAATCATTTCTCCCTTGTGGGATGCACTTGTGCTCCTGCCTTTCAGTTTCAGGACTTTGAGTTGGGAAAACGATCCGAGCTTGTCTCACGCTTTCCCAGCAGTCAGCCTCTAATCACTCTCCTCACATTGCCAGACTGA